From the genome of bacterium, one region includes:
- the nikR gene encoding nickel-responsive transcriptional regulator NikR, with amino-acid sequence MELERISLAIDGDLVQRFDRLVERSGAANRSEAIRDLIRRRLVEEEWKDDRRPVVGTLTLVYDHEKRELADKLLETGHEHHDEILATLHVHLDESRCLEVMALRGRPSRLREIADLLSGMKGVMHGQLVMSSEAL; translated from the coding sequence ATGGAGCTGGAGCGGATCAGTCTGGCGATCGACGGCGACTTGGTGCAGCGGTTCGACCGCTTGGTCGAGCGCAGCGGGGCGGCCAACCGCTCCGAGGCGATCCGCGACCTCATCCGCCGGCGGCTGGTCGAGGAGGAATGGAAGGACGACCGGCGTCCGGTCGTCGGGACGCTCACGCTGGTCTACGACCACGAGAAGCGCGAGCTGGCCGACAAGCTGCTCGAGACCGGCCACGAGCACCACGACGAGATCCTCGCCACGCTCCACGTCCATCTCGACGAATCGCGCTGCCTCGAGGTGATGGCGCTGCGCGGCCGCCCGTCGCGGCTGCGCGAGATCGCCGACCTGCTCTCCGGGATGAAGGGCGTGATGCACGGCCAGCTCGTGATGAGCTCGGAGGCGCTATGA